Proteins encoded within one genomic window of Argiope bruennichi chromosome 7, qqArgBrue1.1, whole genome shotgun sequence:
- the LOC129976397 gene encoding uncharacterized protein LOC129976397, with protein sequence MLQLGSMLFLGITVGALQATLGLKFKDDSILELGSPCLPGTPCISPGQAFHRKKPQRPPKLIFKKSKSKDLCINNFFCTFQEEVKSSKILSDFFDYFNDLPAMEFCNGKYPEILDILTQIKTPNAEFVANEAIEAVAENYDKLSSDIVIQVYSNSLAKYLFTQGVLTPQNSVQLAKKYAKKMEEAANGNDSPYVALNEGYVGFIDSLGLFTPDKALLLALEYQNEWKMAAKPKRGI encoded by the exons ATGCTGCAATTAGGATCAATGCTCTTTTTAGGGATCACCGTTGGAGCTTTACAAGCTACCCTGGGTTTAAAAT ttaaGGATGATTCAATTCTTGAACTCGGATCTCCATGCCTTCCTGGAACACCATGCATATCTCCTGGACAAGCATTCCACCGAAAGAAACCCCAGCGTCCtccaaaacttattttcaaaaaatctaaatcaaagGACCTTtgtatcaataatttcttttgcaCTTTCCAAGAAGAAGTAAAGTCTTCTAAAATCTTGTCCGATTTCTTTGATTATTTCAACGATCTCCCTGCCATGGAATTCTGCAACGGAAAATACCCAGAAATCCTCGATATTTTAACCCAGATTAAGACTCCGAATGCTGAATTTGTCGCCAACGAAGCAATTGAAGCAGTTGCAGAAAACTACGATAAGCTGTCTTCCGATATAGTGATTCAAGTCTACTCCAACTCGCTTGCCAAATACTTATTTACGCAAGGAGTTCTCACTCCTCAAAATTCGGTCCAGTTAGCCAAAAAGTATGCCAAGAAGATGGAAGAAGCAGCCAACGGCAATGATTCACCATACGTAGCTCTTAACGAAGGATATGTGGGTTTCATAGACTCTTTAGGGCTATTTACTCCAGACAAAGCTCTTCTTCTTGCACTTGAGTATCAAAATGAATGGAAGATGGCAGCCAAACCAAAGCGTGGAATTTAA
- the LOC129976590 gene encoding uncharacterized protein LOC129976590 yields MVQLASMLFVWITVGALQATLGSKFYDDSIPELGSPCFPGTPCISPWQVFHPPESQLKYSTRPPKVIFKKSTSTDLCINNFVSTFQEEVKSSKILSDFFDSFDDVPAMEFGNRLYPEIIDSLTQVKTPNPEFVAQQAIEAVVENYDKLSSDIVIQIYANTVAKYLFTQGVLTPQNYVQLAKNFAKMIEEAAVGNDSPYAAHDEGFVRFLDSFGLFTPDKALLVAVQYGNEWEMAAKPKRG; encoded by the exons ATGGTACAATTAGCATCAATGCTCTTTGTATGGATCACCGTTGGAGCTTTACAAGCTACGCTGGGTTCCAAAT tTTACGATGATTCAATTCCTGAACTCGGATCTCCATGCTTTCCTGGAACTCCATGCATATCTCCTTGGCAGGTATTCCATCCACCGGAATCCCAGCTTAAATACTCAACACGTCCtccaaaagttattttcaaaaaatctacATCAACGGACCTTTGTATCAATAATTTCGTTTCCACTTTCCAAGAAGAAGTAAAGTCTTCTAAAATCCTGTCTGATTTCTTTGATTCTTTCGATGATGTCCCTGCCATGGAATTTGGCAACAGATTATACCCAGAAATCATAGATAGTTTAACACAAGTTAAGACTCCAAATCCTGAATTTGTCGCCCAACAAGCAATTGAAGCAGTTGTAGAAAACTACGACAAGCTGTCTTCCGATATAGTGATTCAAATATACGCCAACACGGTCGCCAAATACTTATTTACGCAAGGAGTTCTCACTCCTCAAAATTATGTCCAGTTAGCCAAAAATTTTGCCAAGATGATAGAAGAAGCAGCCGTCGGCAATGATTCGCCGTATGCAGCCCATGACGAAGGATTCGTGCGTTTCTTAGACTCTTTTGGCTTGTTTACTCCAGACAAAGCTCTTCTTGTCGCAGTTCAGTATGGAAATGAATGGGAAATGGCAGCCAAACCAAAGCGTGGATGA